The following are encoded together in the Myxococcales bacterium genome:
- a CDS encoding efflux RND transporter permease subunit: MLNRLIDLSLRHRFFVLLGTLAVVVAGAIAFRRLPIDAFPDTTPIQVQINTVAPALSPLELERQVTFPVEQAISGLPGLEEVRSLTRFGLSQVTVIFEDGTDIWLARQVVSERLRSVVMPPGIAQPQLGPVATGLGEVFHYLVTGERSLVELRAAHDWIIRPQMKPLRGVAEVNAWGGDERQLQVVVDPAQLHARGLTLAELAEALEQNNMNVGGGTLDQAGQSSLIQGLGIVTRPSDVEEIVVAAHGGVPIRVRDVAKVVEGREIRRATVTADGKGEVVLGLGFMLMGENSHEVTKRLQVRLAEIEKTLPEGVRVEPVYARTTLVDRVLGTVRTNLLEGALLVIAVLFIFLGNLRAGLIVAAAIPLSMLFAFDLMLRAGIAGSLMSLGAIDFGLVVDSSVIMVENSVKRLAEDHSERDKLAVVRDAALEVRKPTMFGELIIMIVYLPILALEGVEGKLFRPMALTVIFALFGSMVLSLTLMPVLASLLLPRRVKEGENAVMRALRRVYAPVLRAALRFRWVVLGGALLLLGNAAFVATRLGSEFVPKLQEGTIVINTVRLAGVSADESARYGMQIERSLLEAFPNEIERAWTRTGTPEVATDPMGLEVSDVFLTLKPRKQWKRATTQEELVREMQEEISTLPGMRASFLQPIEMRVNEMIAGVRGDVAVKIFGQDFEVLKVKAKEVEAVLKKIPGAADVSTEQLTGQPTLQIEVDRAAIARHGIAAREVLEVVEALGTREVGVLQEGERRFPITLRIDDRYRLDAAAIGRIPVTAANGDRVPLAKLTKITLAEGPTAINREWAKRRVVVQANVRQRDVGSYVHDAMAAIDRDVQLPPGYYVRYG, from the coding sequence ATGCTGAATCGTCTCATCGATCTCTCGCTCCGGCACCGGTTCTTCGTGCTGCTCGGGACGCTCGCGGTCGTGGTCGCGGGTGCAATCGCCTTTCGCCGCCTGCCGATCGACGCCTTTCCGGACACCACGCCGATCCAGGTCCAGATCAACACGGTCGCCCCAGCGCTCTCGCCGCTCGAGCTCGAACGGCAGGTCACGTTCCCAGTCGAGCAGGCGATCTCGGGGTTGCCCGGACTCGAGGAAGTCCGCTCGCTCACGCGTTTCGGCTTATCCCAGGTCACGGTGATCTTCGAGGACGGCACCGACATCTGGCTCGCCCGCCAGGTGGTGTCGGAGCGCCTCCGGAGCGTGGTGATGCCGCCTGGGATCGCCCAGCCCCAGCTCGGGCCCGTGGCCACGGGGCTCGGCGAGGTGTTTCACTATCTGGTGACGGGTGAGCGTTCCCTGGTCGAGCTGCGCGCGGCCCACGACTGGATCATCAGACCGCAGATGAAACCGCTGCGTGGCGTGGCGGAGGTGAACGCCTGGGGCGGCGACGAGCGCCAGCTTCAGGTCGTCGTCGATCCCGCCCAGCTCCACGCGCGCGGGCTCACGCTGGCCGAGCTGGCCGAGGCGCTCGAGCAGAACAACATGAACGTGGGCGGCGGGACGCTGGATCAGGCCGGGCAGTCCAGCCTGATCCAGGGGCTCGGCATCGTCACGCGGCCGAGCGACGTCGAGGAGATCGTCGTCGCGGCCCACGGCGGCGTGCCCATTCGCGTCCGTGACGTGGCCAAGGTGGTCGAAGGTCGCGAGATTCGCCGAGCGACGGTGACCGCCGACGGCAAGGGTGAGGTGGTCCTCGGCCTCGGATTCATGCTCATGGGCGAGAACAGCCACGAGGTGACGAAACGCCTTCAGGTGCGCCTGGCCGAGATCGAGAAGACGCTACCTGAGGGCGTCCGCGTGGAGCCCGTCTACGCGAGAACCACGCTGGTCGACCGCGTCCTCGGCACGGTGCGCACCAACCTGCTCGAGGGCGCCCTCCTGGTGATCGCCGTGCTCTTCATTTTCCTGGGTAACTTGCGTGCGGGGCTGATCGTGGCCGCGGCCATCCCGCTGTCGATGCTGTTCGCGTTCGACCTGATGCTCCGGGCCGGAATCGCCGGGAGCTTGATGAGCCTGGGCGCCATCGACTTCGGTCTGGTCGTGGACAGCTCGGTGATCATGGTCGAAAACTCCGTCAAGCGCCTGGCGGAGGACCACAGCGAGCGCGACAAGCTGGCCGTCGTCCGCGACGCGGCGCTCGAGGTGCGCAAGCCGACGATGTTCGGCGAGCTCATCATCATGATCGTCTACCTGCCGATCCTGGCGCTCGAGGGGGTCGAAGGGAAGCTGTTCCGACCGATGGCGCTGACGGTGATCTTCGCGCTGTTCGGCTCGATGGTGCTCTCGCTCACGCTGATGCCGGTGCTCGCGAGCTTGCTCCTGCCGCGGCGGGTGAAGGAGGGCGAAAACGCGGTGATGCGCGCCCTCCGGCGGGTCTACGCGCCCGTGCTCCGGGCCGCGCTCCGCTTCCGCTGGGTCGTGCTGGGCGGCGCGCTCTTGCTCCTGGGAAACGCCGCCTTCGTGGCCACCCGCTTGGGCTCCGAGTTCGTGCCGAAGCTGCAAGAAGGCACCATCGTCATCAACACCGTACGCCTGGCGGGCGTGTCTGCGGACGAGTCCGCCCGGTACGGCATGCAGATCGAGCGCAGCCTGCTCGAGGCCTTCCCCAACGAGATCGAGCGGGCCTGGACGCGGACGGGGACACCCGAGGTGGCGACCGATCCGATGGGCCTCGAGGTCTCCGACGTGTTCCTCACGCTCAAGCCGCGGAAGCAGTGGAAGCGGGCGACGACCCAGGAGGAGCTCGTCCGCGAGATGCAGGAGGAGATCTCCACGCTGCCGGGGATGCGCGCCTCCTTTCTGCAACCGATAGAGATGCGCGTGAACGAGATGATCGCGGGCGTACGCGGCGACGTGGCCGTCAAGATCTTCGGCCAAGACTTCGAGGTGCTGAAGGTGAAAGCGAAGGAGGTCGAAGCGGTGTTGAAGAAGATCCCCGGCGCCGCGGACGTCTCGACGGAGCAGCTGACCGGGCAGCCCACGCTCCAGATCGAGGTCGACCGCGCCGCGATCGCCCGCCACGGCATTGCCGCGCGCGAAGTGCTGGAGGTCGTCGAGGCGTTGGGGACGCGGGAGGTCGGCGTGCTTCAGGAGGGGGAGCGCCGCTTCCCGATCACGCTGCGCATCGACGATCGCTATCGCCTCGACGCCGCCGCCATCGGCCGCATCCCCGTCACCGCCGCCAACGGCGACCGCGTCCCGCTGGCCAAGCTCACGAAGATCACGCTCGCGGAGGGGCCGACCGCCATCAATCGAGAGTGGGCCAAGCGCCGCGTGGTCGTTCAGGCGAACGTGCGCCAGCGCGACGTCGGGAGCTACGTGCACGACGCGATGGCGGCCATCGACCGCGACGTGCAGCTCCCGCCTGGGTACTACGTCCGCTACGGA